The following are encoded together in the Parabacteroides chongii genome:
- a CDS encoding ATP-binding protein, translating into MNSVYANYSREDLIGEIERLKATGSSVTDEKAYRNRILTNAIALRKTFSDVLSLLMKPGEKDIIDRSLLIVLKFFDVDRVYIGNYKNDESTFGFTHEVTRQGIISMREDLLVGMSKDDFPWWIKTIDDKKDIVINDIAQMPEEAAAEQKIVMLQDVKSLLVIPIFFEGNINGFIGLDSVKKYRNWTALDIENLRMLTDIISIAIEREMAQGMMEHSMKQVLKSEAKFQIIFDKLPWGVELYDEKGILLDINNADLEIFGTTREAAIGLNAFENPNIPEWANVKLKNGEDVEFLLEYNFGKVAEKKYFSSTVTNQIKHLRVKGVVLKDQQGEQLGFFYIVFDDTENYHKTEEIQYNLTKLKAAVDTGESVIWEYDIATDRLSVDFSLNDDVESSLFLTYLKQDRFGCIADFIETLHPDDKYKVYDRQFKRLLTGEIDKYVSVYRRIFDGKVYWLNSNVRAYRYSEDGKPSKIISYTSNITDQREIEIELLKVKEADKLKSAFLANMSHEIRTPLNAIVGFSDLVAETDDPEDQATYLDIIHKNNDLLLNLIGDILDFSKIESGMLKYNIEDVNIRELCMEVYMGATLKVKPGVKLVFDRNLPQIIIRTDPQRITQVITNFLNNAIKFTEEGSITIYYEKIMDTLKVSVRDTGIGISEENRTRVFERFIKINDFHQGTGLGLTISKTIVEYLGGTIGVDSVQGEGSTFWFTLPLHYKGTPVN; encoded by the coding sequence ATGAACAGCGTATATGCTAATTATTCGAGAGAAGACCTGATCGGCGAAATCGAGAGGTTGAAAGCGACAGGCTCCTCCGTTACTGATGAAAAAGCATATAGAAATCGTATTCTGACCAATGCTATTGCATTGAGGAAAACCTTCTCGGATGTTTTGTCATTATTAATGAAACCAGGAGAAAAGGACATTATCGACCGGTCTCTACTGATTGTCCTGAAGTTTTTTGATGTAGACAGGGTCTATATCGGAAATTACAAAAATGACGAATCGACTTTCGGCTTCACGCATGAAGTTACCCGCCAGGGTATTATCTCCATGCGTGAAGATCTTTTAGTCGGTATGTCCAAGGATGATTTTCCCTGGTGGATAAAAACAATCGACGATAAGAAAGACATTGTCATCAACGACATTGCTCAAATGCCGGAGGAGGCTGCAGCCGAACAAAAAATAGTCATGCTTCAGGATGTAAAATCACTGCTTGTGATTCCTATTTTTTTCGAAGGGAATATCAATGGTTTCATTGGTCTTGATTCAGTAAAAAAGTATCGCAACTGGACTGCACTGGATATTGAAAACCTGAGAATGCTTACCGATATCATATCGATCGCCATCGAACGCGAGATGGCGCAAGGGATGATGGAACATTCTATGAAACAGGTTTTGAAAAGTGAAGCCAAGTTTCAGATCATCTTCGACAAACTGCCCTGGGGGGTCGAGTTGTATGATGAAAAAGGCATTTTGCTGGATATCAATAATGCCGACCTGGAGATATTCGGAACGACACGCGAGGCTGCAATCGGTCTGAATGCGTTTGAGAATCCTAATATACCGGAATGGGCGAACGTTAAACTGAAAAACGGAGAAGATGTTGAATTTCTTCTGGAATATAACTTCGGCAAAGTGGCTGAAAAGAAATATTTCTCCAGCACGGTAACCAACCAAATCAAACATTTAAGGGTGAAAGGCGTTGTGCTGAAAGACCAGCAGGGCGAACAGCTCGGTTTTTTCTACATCGTCTTCGATGATACCGAAAATTACCACAAGACAGAGGAAATACAATATAACCTGACCAAGCTGAAAGCTGCCGTAGATACCGGCGAATCGGTTATTTGGGAATATGATATCGCAACAGACAGACTGTCGGTCGATTTCAGCCTGAACGACGATGTAGAAAGCAGTCTCTTCCTGACTTATCTGAAACAGGACAGATTCGGCTGTATTGCGGACTTTATCGAGACGTTGCATCCGGACGACAAGTACAAGGTTTACGACCGGCAGTTCAAACGTCTTCTCACCGGAGAGATCGATAAATACGTGTCGGTATATCGCAGGATATTCGATGGCAAGGTGTACTGGCTTAATTCAAATGTTCGTGCTTACAGATATTCTGAAGACGGGAAACCCAGTAAAATTATCAGCTATACATCCAACATTACGGATCAGCGCGAAATAGAAATTGAGTTATTGAAGGTAAAGGAAGCCGACAAGCTGAAATCTGCTTTCCTGGCAAACATGAGCCACGAAATACGTACACCGCTGAACGCAATCGTCGGCTTCTCCGACCTGGTGGCAGAAACGGACGATCCGGAGGATCAGGCTACTTACCTCGACATTATCCATAAAAATAATGACCTGCTGCTTAACCTGATCGGAGATATCCTGGACTTCTCCAAAATAGAATCGGGCATGCTGAAATACAATATCGAAGATGTCAACATCAGAGAGTTGTGCATGGAAGTATATATGGGAGCTACATTAAAGGTGAAGCCCGGAGTAAAACTTGTCTTCGACAGGAATTTACCACAGATTATCATACGAACAGACCCCCAACGGATCACACAGGTAATCACGAACTTCCTCAACAATGCGATTAAATTTACCGAGGAGGGCAGCATTACTATTTATTACGAGAAGATAATGGATACACTGAAGGTCAGCGTCCGGGATACCGGTATCGGTATTTCTGAAGAGAACAGGACACGTGTATTCGAGCGTTTCATCAAGATCAATGATTTTCATCAAGGGACAGGTCTTGGTCTGACCATCAGCAAAACGATCGTTGAATATCTAGGAGGTACCATAGGGGTAGACTCCGTGCAAGGCGAAGGTTCCACTTTCTGGTTTACTTTACCTTTACATTATAAAGGAACTCCCGTGAACTGA
- a CDS encoding Gfo/Idh/MocA family protein, with protein MNRRSFLQKSAISAAGLGLSPLFGNAYGTVYGQAAPSNKVKVALIGCRSMGFSNLSNFLKYPEVECVALCDIDDEWLNKRAADVEKSTGKKVPYLYKDWRKVIDNKDVDAVIIGTPDHWHCLPTVYACQAGKDVYVEKPLSNTIEECNLMEKAARKYNRIVQVGQWQRSDPHWDEAANYLKAGNIGRIRTVKVWAYQDSKPTLPVIADSPVPAGVDYDMWLGPAPKRPFNIYRFHYNFRFFWDYAGGLMSDWGVHLLDYALEGMGADLPARVCSGGGKFAYPDDAMETPDTLMATYAYKDFNIIWDHACGINHGPFDKKEGLAFFGENGTLVLTRAGWEVLPVIAGKEARMEAVPFKKGEGKGLYNHVGNFLSCIKSRELPHADIAIGSRVAKMSHLANISCRLQREVHWDDANSVFIGDNEATALSKAYYRAPWELPKL; from the coding sequence ATGAATAGAAGAAGTTTTTTACAGAAATCAGCCATATCAGCGGCTGGCCTCGGTTTATCACCGTTATTCGGAAACGCTTACGGAACTGTTTACGGACAGGCGGCTCCGAGTAACAAAGTAAAAGTAGCCCTGATCGGATGTCGTTCGATGGGATTCTCCAACCTGAGCAATTTTCTGAAATATCCGGAAGTAGAATGTGTCGCCCTTTGCGATATCGATGACGAATGGCTGAACAAACGGGCTGCCGATGTGGAAAAAAGTACCGGAAAGAAGGTGCCCTACCTATATAAGGACTGGCGCAAGGTGATCGACAATAAGGATGTAGATGCAGTCATCATCGGAACGCCCGACCATTGGCATTGCCTTCCGACCGTTTATGCTTGCCAGGCAGGTAAAGATGTCTACGTCGAAAAGCCGCTCTCCAATACGATCGAAGAATGTAACCTGATGGAAAAAGCCGCCCGCAAATATAACCGGATCGTCCAAGTCGGACAATGGCAGCGCAGCGACCCGCACTGGGACGAAGCAGCCAACTACCTGAAAGCCGGAAATATCGGTCGTATCCGTACGGTAAAAGTATGGGCTTACCAGGACAGCAAACCGACATTGCCTGTTATTGCCGACAGCCCTGTTCCTGCCGGAGTAGATTATGACATGTGGCTCGGACCGGCTCCGAAACGTCCGTTCAATATCTACCGTTTCCATTATAACTTCCGTTTCTTCTGGGATTATGCCGGAGGACTGATGTCCGACTGGGGTGTCCATCTGCTGGATTATGCACTGGAAGGTATGGGAGCCGACCTGCCTGCTCGTGTTTGTTCCGGAGGCGGCAAGTTCGCTTATCCCGACGATGCGATGGAGACTCCCGATACATTGATGGCAACTTATGCTTACAAGGATTTCAATATAATCTGGGATCATGCCTGCGGAATCAATCACGGTCCGTTCGATAAGAAAGAGGGACTGGCGTTCTTCGGCGAAAACGGTACGCTGGTGCTCACCCGTGCCGGTTGGGAAGTTCTTCCCGTTATTGCCGGAAAAGAAGCACGCATGGAAGCTGTTCCGTTCAAAAAAGGCGAAGGGAAAGGATTGTATAACCATGTCGGGAACTTCCTGAGTTGCATCAAGAGCCGGGAATTGCCCCATGCCGACATTGCCATCGGTTCACGGGTAGCCAAGATGTCTCATCTGGCAAATATATCCTGCCGGCTGCAACGTGAAGTGCATTGGGATGATGCCAATAGCGTGTTTATCGGTGATAATGAAGCGACTGCCTTATCAAAGGCTTATTACAGGGCTCCGTGGGAATTGCCTAAATTGTAA
- a CDS encoding UpxY family transcription antiterminator — translation MNTTNWNVLYTAPRAEKQVKERIEALGVECFLPLHRTPRVWSDRVKIVEVPLFNSYIFVRCPDDVLRDLLRVYGVVRIVFYNKKPAIVRQKEIDAIQEFLDQAAEHALCPGEEVEILAGAMKHVSGKVKKIKKNHLLLYLEQLGATVCVKLDEVARVNRLK, via the coding sequence TTGAATACTACAAACTGGAATGTACTATATACTGCTCCCCGGGCAGAAAAACAGGTGAAAGAACGCATTGAAGCTTTAGGTGTTGAATGTTTTTTGCCATTGCACCGTACACCCCGTGTATGGTCTGACCGGGTAAAAATAGTTGAAGTCCCATTGTTTAATTCCTATATTTTTGTCCGTTGCCCCGATGATGTATTGCGCGATTTGCTTCGTGTCTATGGCGTTGTCCGTATTGTCTTTTATAACAAGAAACCGGCGATAGTCCGCCAGAAAGAGATAGATGCCATTCAGGAGTTTCTGGACCAGGCAGCCGAACATGCCCTTTGCCCCGGTGAAGAGGTTGAAATTTTGGCGGGAGCCATGAAGCATGTATCCGGAAAGGTCAAGAAGATAAAGAAGAATCATTTATTACTATATTTGGAACAGTTGGGAGCTACCGTATGCGTGAAGCTGGATGAGGTAGCCCGAGTGAATCGTCTTAAATAA
- a CDS encoding urea transporter, with protein MVLNNYVSVFFFLARGIGQVMFQNNALSGLLMLIGIACNSWLLAVLAVVGNLISTLTAWLLGYDRQEIEDGLYGFNGTLVGIAVGVFMPVTVSSVLLLLFGSVLSTWIAHGFNCRNKIPGFTAPFILSVWLLLVGCRFLFPSLLFPSAASDAESHADLFRAFSLNVGQVMFQGGTVLSGLFFLAAICVNSRWDALYTVWGALLPIGIVLPFWTDYEVLNAGLLGYNGVLCGIALGRNNWQSAGWATIAILLSVLLQIAGMKAGLTTLTAPFVLSVWIVLGMMHIRKVSIK; from the coding sequence ATCGTCTTAAATAATTATGTATCAGTATTTTTTTTTTTAGCTCGTGGTATTGGGCAAGTGATGTTTCAGAACAATGCGCTTTCCGGTTTATTGATGCTGATCGGAATAGCTTGTAATTCATGGCTGTTGGCAGTTTTGGCCGTAGTTGGTAATCTTATCAGTACGCTGACTGCCTGGTTGTTAGGATACGACCGACAGGAGATTGAGGATGGTTTATATGGATTTAACGGAACCCTCGTGGGAATTGCTGTAGGTGTATTTATGCCGGTGACGGTGAGCTCTGTGTTGCTGCTGTTATTTGGGTCTGTGCTTTCGACCTGGATTGCCCATGGGTTTAATTGCCGGAATAAAATACCGGGTTTTACTGCGCCTTTTATTCTTTCCGTCTGGTTGCTGCTGGTTGGCTGCAGGTTTCTGTTTCCTTCATTATTATTCCCTTCCGCAGCGTCAGATGCAGAATCGCATGCTGACCTTTTCCGTGCTTTCAGCTTGAATGTAGGGCAGGTGATGTTTCAGGGGGGAACGGTCTTGTCGGGTTTATTTTTCCTGGCAGCCATCTGTGTGAATTCCCGTTGGGATGCTTTGTATACGGTTTGGGGCGCCTTGCTGCCGATAGGAATTGTTTTGCCGTTTTGGACGGATTATGAGGTATTGAATGCCGGCTTATTAGGGTATAATGGAGTTTTGTGCGGGATTGCGCTTGGAAGAAATAACTGGCAAAGTGCAGGATGGGCTACGATTGCGATCTTATTGTCAGTCTTACTACAGATTGCAGGTATGAAGGCTGGTTTGACAACACTGACTGCCCCCTTTGTTCTTTCTGTGTGGATCGTATTGGGAATGATGCATATTCGAAAGGTTTCTATAAAATAA
- a CDS encoding tyrosine-protein phosphatase, with product MCALFSSLFFGKKELWPGMTDVHTHLLPGVDDGFSSLDDSREMLTFLEERGVERIFLTPHIMADLTKNRAVSLKERFGAFRESCAHIHVDMRLAAEYMLDECFYERMEEGLLSYDGQHVLVEVSCLQAPGDLFEKLYDMQLNGYIPVMAHPERYGFWNINELLKLKEHGCKFQLNIFSLMGFYGPLSHKTAVSLLKNSHYDFVGSDIHSLNYRRSYNSLQLKKDQYGEVEKLVHGNDGLWR from the coding sequence ATGTGTGCATTGTTTTCTTCTCTTTTTTTCGGAAAGAAGGAGTTATGGCCTGGTATGACAGATGTTCATACGCATTTGTTGCCGGGGGTGGATGATGGGTTTTCCTCTTTGGATGACAGTAGGGAAATGCTGACTTTCCTGGAAGAGCGTGGTGTGGAACGTATATTCCTTACGCCTCATATCATGGCTGATTTGACGAAAAACCGTGCTGTAAGTTTGAAAGAACGGTTCGGGGCTTTCAGGGAAAGTTGTGCACATATACATGTGGATATGCGTCTGGCTGCCGAATATATGCTGGATGAATGTTTCTACGAGCGGATGGAGGAGGGACTGTTATCGTATGACGGGCAGCATGTCCTTGTGGAAGTCTCCTGCTTGCAGGCTCCGGGAGATTTGTTTGAGAAGCTGTATGATATGCAACTGAATGGTTATATTCCTGTAATGGCGCATCCTGAGCGTTATGGTTTTTGGAATATAAACGAGTTGCTGAAACTAAAAGAGCACGGATGTAAATTTCAATTGAATATTTTTTCCTTAATGGGCTTCTATGGCCCGTTATCTCATAAGACAGCTGTTTCTCTACTGAAAAACAGCCATTATGATTTTGTCGGTTCAGATATCCATTCCCTGAATTATCGCCGTTCTTACAACTCCCTTCAACTCAAAAAAGATCAATATGGAGAGGTGGAGAAATTAGTGCATGGAAATGACGGGTTATGGAGGTGA
- a CDS encoding cobyric acid synthase, which yields MKQHLKPIMFVGTCSDAGKSVINAAFCRIFKQDGYQPAPFKAQNMSLNSFSTPEGGEMGRAQVVQAEACGIVPHTDMNPVLLKPTNDKSSQVVLNGRPVGNMSAKDYFGVQNQKEALFREAIEAFKRLEARYNPIVLEGAGSISELNLRDRDITNMRMAIQADASTYLVADIDRGGVFGSVYGTIALLKPEERAQMKGIIINKFRGDASLFEEGRTLLKELTGIPVVGVIPWFRDIKIEEEDSVALDMKTNTWQDGKINVAIILLKRMSNFTDFDVLDMDPRFNPYYTSNIDEIEKADIILLPGSKNTLADLQSIRANGIADAVVRAFKKGKKVIGICGGYQMMGARLEDPEGIEGNIPAVPGLGLLPQCTVIEQEKVTKQSRFTFRSGSPMACKGYEIHMGQTVLFGNAPESPVALLEDGRKDGYYLNDRCWGSYMHGILDNPEVLDNLAEGFNKETDSAPFDYAAFKEEQYDKLAELVRRHVDMEYIYSTL from the coding sequence ATGAAACAGCACTTAAAACCGATCATGTTCGTTGGCACTTGTTCCGATGCAGGAAAGAGTGTGATCAACGCTGCTTTTTGCCGCATCTTTAAACAAGATGGATATCAACCTGCTCCCTTCAAGGCGCAGAATATGTCGCTGAACTCCTTTTCCACCCCTGAAGGCGGTGAGATGGGGCGTGCCCAGGTGGTACAGGCAGAAGCGTGCGGTATTGTCCCGCATACGGATATGAACCCGGTTTTACTGAAACCGACCAACGATAAAAGCTCGCAGGTGGTCCTGAACGGTCGTCCGGTCGGCAACATGTCCGCCAAGGACTATTTCGGTGTGCAGAATCAGAAAGAAGCTCTTTTCAGAGAGGCCATCGAGGCATTCAAACGTCTGGAAGCCCGCTATAACCCGATCGTACTGGAGGGAGCCGGAAGTATCTCCGAACTGAACCTCCGCGACCGCGATATCACCAATATGCGCATGGCGATACAGGCGGATGCCTCTACCTATCTGGTAGCCGACATCGACCGCGGCGGCGTATTCGGTTCCGTTTACGGCACGATCGCCTTACTCAAACCTGAGGAACGGGCACAGATGAAGGGGATCATCATCAATAAGTTCCGCGGAGACGCATCTCTGTTCGAAGAAGGACGGACACTGTTGAAAGAGCTGACAGGAATCCCGGTCGTGGGTGTCATCCCCTGGTTTCGGGATATCAAGATAGAGGAAGAAGATTCGGTAGCGCTGGATATGAAAACGAATACCTGGCAGGACGGCAAGATCAATGTCGCCATTATCCTGTTGAAGCGTATGTCAAACTTCACGGATTTCGACGTACTGGATATGGACCCACGTTTCAATCCTTACTACACAAGCAATATAGACGAAATAGAAAAAGCGGACATTATCCTGTTGCCAGGGTCAAAGAATACTCTCGCCGACCTCCAAAGCATCCGCGCCAACGGTATTGCCGATGCTGTCGTTCGTGCATTCAAGAAAGGGAAAAAAGTGATCGGTATCTGCGGCGGCTACCAAATGATGGGTGCCCGCCTGGAAGATCCGGAAGGAATAGAAGGGAACATTCCTGCCGTGCCGGGATTAGGGTTACTCCCCCAATGCACCGTTATCGAGCAGGAAAAAGTAACGAAACAAAGCCGTTTCACCTTCCGTTCCGGTTCCCCAATGGCATGCAAAGGATACGAGATACATATGGGACAGACTGTCCTTTTCGGAAATGCTCCCGAAAGCCCGGTCGCTTTGCTCGAAGACGGCAGGAAAGACGGTTATTATCTGAACGACCGCTGCTGGGGCAGTTATATGCACGGCATCCTCGACAACCCGGAAGTACTCGACAACCTCGCCGAAGGTTTCAACAAGGAAACCGATTCCGCCCCATTCGATTATGCGGCATTCAAAGAAGAACAGTACGACAAATTAGCAGAACTGGTCAGGAGACATGTGGATATGGAGTATATTTATAGTACTTTATAA
- a CDS encoding acyltransferase family protein: MEKQKQSRRLQSLDALRGFDMFFIMGGGALFVGLATLIPTPFFQSLADQMNHAKWGAGFTFEDIIFPLFLFIAGISFPFSLEKQRERGMSEAAIYKKIVRRGITLVVLGFVYNGLLNLNFETQRYASVLARIGLGWMFGALIFVNTRTITRVWIVAAILIGYWLLLFIPAPDGNGAELFTREGNLACYIDRLLLPGRLHGGNYDPEGILSTLPAIGTALLGMFTGEFIKLRKEGLSETKKVGYMLVAGGCLLVVGLLWGLFFPINKYLWTSSFVCTVGGISAILFALFYYIVDVKECRGWTLFFTVIGTNSITIYLAQVFINFTFTANAIFGGFIGLFPETAQPLLGAVAYIAVCWGFLYFLYRQRIFLKV, from the coding sequence ATGGAAAAACAGAAACAGAGCCGGCGGCTTCAGTCGCTGGATGCTTTACGGGGATTTGATATGTTCTTTATTATGGGAGGCGGGGCCCTGTTTGTCGGGCTGGCGACATTGATACCTACTCCTTTCTTTCAATCTTTGGCGGACCAGATGAACCATGCCAAATGGGGAGCGGGATTCACTTTCGAGGATATTATCTTTCCTTTGTTTTTGTTCATTGCCGGTATCTCTTTTCCTTTTTCACTGGAGAAGCAGCGGGAGCGGGGCATGTCGGAAGCGGCTATCTATAAGAAGATTGTCCGGCGTGGAATTACGCTTGTCGTATTGGGATTCGTTTATAACGGATTGCTGAATCTGAATTTTGAGACCCAACGCTATGCCAGTGTACTCGCCCGTATCGGTCTGGGATGGATGTTCGGTGCATTGATCTTTGTCAATACACGGACAATCACACGAGTATGGATCGTGGCGGCTATCTTGATCGGCTACTGGTTGTTGCTGTTTATTCCGGCACCTGACGGGAATGGGGCAGAACTGTTTACGCGCGAAGGAAATCTGGCTTGCTATATCGACCGGCTGCTGTTGCCGGGACGTTTGCATGGAGGTAATTATGATCCGGAAGGTATTTTGTCTACTTTGCCGGCTATCGGTACCGCCTTGTTGGGGATGTTTACCGGCGAATTTATAAAACTACGTAAAGAAGGATTGAGCGAAACGAAGAAAGTAGGATATATGTTGGTTGCAGGTGGCTGCCTGTTGGTGGTCGGTCTGTTGTGGGGATTATTCTTTCCGATTAATAAATATTTGTGGACCAGCTCGTTCGTTTGTACGGTAGGAGGCATTTCTGCCATCTTGTTTGCGCTATTCTATTATATTGTCGATGTGAAAGAATGCCGGGGATGGACGCTTTTCTTTACGGTGATCGGAACTAATTCGATTACTATCTATCTGGCACAAGTATTCATTAACTTCACTTTTACAGCGAATGCCATTTTCGGAGGTTTCATCGGTTTGTTCCCTGAAACGGCACAGCCATTGTTAGGGGCGGTTGCCTATATTGCCGTCTGCTGGGGATTCCTGTATTTCCTGTATCGTCAACGTATTTTCTTAAAGGTCTAA
- a CDS encoding acyltransferase family protein has protein sequence MEKTTYKRLESLDALRGFDLFFLVALGPLAHSLARAADVGWLNDCMWAFSHVHWEGFSPWDLIMPLFLFMSGASMPFALSRYKGVSDKKALFRRLGKRILLLWIFGMMCQGNLLGFDPDRIYLYSNTLQSIAAGYLITAVLFLYTSRRTQIGVAVALLLVYWAAMQFITVGGYGGGNYTPEGNLAEWIDRTVLGRFRDGAKVVDGEVVFAGGYYYTWILSTLNFGVTVLTGLFAGYIAKDKTSDIYKLKWYFGAGAAMVAAGWLWGLQMPVIKTIWTSSMVLVSSGYCFLLMGLFYYLIDYKGYNKNITWLKVYGMNSIVAYMLANVINFSCLGQSLFYGLEQYLGNYYSFLISLSNVSVIYVILWLLYKRNIFLKV, from the coding sequence ATGGAAAAAACTACTTACAAGCGATTGGAATCGCTTGATGCTTTACGCGGATTTGATTTATTCTTTCTGGTCGCATTGGGACCGTTGGCTCATTCATTGGCAAGGGCTGCTGATGTGGGATGGTTGAACGATTGTATGTGGGCATTCAGCCATGTACATTGGGAGGGTTTCTCTCCCTGGGATTTGATCATGCCGTTATTCCTTTTTATGTCAGGAGCTTCCATGCCTTTTGCGCTGTCACGCTACAAAGGAGTTTCCGATAAGAAAGCTCTTTTCCGTCGTCTGGGAAAACGTATCCTGTTACTGTGGATATTCGGTATGATGTGTCAGGGTAATTTGCTGGGATTCGATCCGGATCGGATTTATCTATATTCAAATACGTTGCAGTCGATCGCTGCCGGCTATCTGATCACGGCTGTATTGTTTCTGTATACCAGCCGGCGGACGCAGATAGGAGTGGCGGTAGCTTTGCTGCTTGTCTATTGGGCGGCGATGCAGTTTATCACGGTCGGCGGTTATGGCGGAGGTAATTATACACCCGAAGGAAACCTGGCGGAATGGATAGACCGTACCGTACTGGGACGTTTCCGTGATGGAGCGAAAGTGGTGGACGGTGAAGTCGTTTTTGCCGGAGGATATTACTATACCTGGATATTAAGTACGCTGAACTTTGGGGTGACGGTGCTGACCGGTTTGTTTGCAGGCTATATTGCCAAAGATAAAACAAGCGATATCTATAAACTGAAATGGTATTTCGGAGCAGGTGCGGCGATGGTTGCTGCCGGATGGCTATGGGGATTGCAGATGCCGGTGATCAAGACGATCTGGACCAGTTCGATGGTGCTGGTGAGCAGCGGCTATTGCTTCTTGTTGATGGGGTTGTTCTATTATCTGATAGATTATAAAGGATATAATAAGAATATCACCTGGCTGAAAGTATACGGAATGAACTCGATCGTCGCTTATATGCTGGCAAATGTCATTAATTTCAGTTGCCTGGGACAATCCTTATTTTATGGTTTGGAGCAATATCTCGGCAATTATTATTCCTTTTTGATCAGCTTGTCAAACGTATCGGTTATTTATGTAATTTTGTGGCTGCTATATAAACGTAACATATTTCTTAAAGTATAG
- a CDS encoding L-serine ammonia-lyase, with protein MESIRQIYRIGHGPSSSHTMGPMRAAQMFLERNRGAVRFNVTLYGSLAATGKGHMTDAAILEVLQPVAKTNIIWEPKVFLPFHPNGMLFESFNERDEELESWTVYSIGGGTLANESFNELKTAQVYEMSTIKDIQAWCEKTGHSYWEYVEQCEGPEIWDYLAEVWEVMQKAVQNGLEAEGILPGGLGIRRKASDYLIRAKGYGSSIKSRGMVYAFALAVSEENACGGKIVTAPTCGSCGVMPAVLYHLKDTREFRDSRILRALATAGLFGNVVRTNASVSGAEVGCQGEVGVACAMAAGAASQLFGGTPAQIEYAAEMGLEHHLGLTCDPVCGLVQIPCIERNAFAAARALDANTFSNFSDGKHRVSFDQVVEVMRQTGNDLPSLYKETSEGGLAKKYGE; from the coding sequence ATGGAATCAATCAGACAGATATACCGGATCGGTCATGGTCCGTCGAGTAGTCATACGATGGGACCGATGCGTGCTGCACAAATGTTTCTGGAACGTAACAGGGGAGCTGTGCGCTTTAACGTAACATTATATGGTAGTCTTGCTGCTACCGGAAAAGGTCACATGACCGATGCTGCCATTCTGGAAGTGTTGCAGCCTGTTGCTAAAACGAATATTATCTGGGAGCCTAAAGTCTTCCTGCCGTTCCATCCGAACGGTATGTTATTCGAATCGTTCAATGAAAGAGATGAAGAGCTGGAATCATGGACGGTGTACAGTATCGGTGGCGGAACACTGGCGAATGAAAGTTTTAACGAGCTTAAAACAGCTCAGGTCTATGAGATGAGTACCATTAAGGATATTCAGGCCTGGTGTGAAAAGACCGGACATTCTTACTGGGAATATGTGGAGCAATGTGAAGGTCCTGAAATATGGGATTACCTGGCGGAAGTTTGGGAGGTGATGCAGAAAGCCGTACAGAACGGTCTGGAAGCGGAAGGTATCCTGCCGGGAGGTCTGGGAATACGCCGGAAAGCTTCGGATTATCTGATACGTGCCAAGGGATATGGCAGCAGTATTAAAAGCCGTGGCATGGTGTATGCTTTCGCCCTGGCTGTTTCCGAAGAGAATGCCTGCGGCGGTAAGATCGTGACGGCACCGACTTGTGGTTCCTGTGGGGTTATGCCGGCTGTATTGTATCATCTAAAAGATACGCGTGAGTTCCGCGATTCCCGTATCCTGCGCGCTTTGGCGACTGCCGGACTGTTCGGGAATGTGGTTCGTACGAATGCTTCCGTCTCAGGAGCGGAAGTTGGTTGCCAGGGTGAAGTCGGAGTGGCTTGTGCGATGGCTGCCGGAGCTGCCAGTCAGCTGTTCGGTGGAACACCTGCCCAAATCGAGTATGCTGCCGAAATGGGATTGGAACATCACCTCGGGCTGACTTGTGATCCCGTTTGCGGACTGGTACAGATTCCGTGTATCGAACGTAATGCTTTTGCCGCAGCACGTGCGCTGGATGCAAATACATTCTCGAACTTCTCGGACGGAAAGCACCGGGTTAGTTTCGACCAGGTGGTGGAAGTAATGCGTCAGACCGGTAACGACCTGCCCAGCTTGTATAAAGAGACTTCAGAAGGCGGTCTTGCCAAGAAGTACGGAGAATAA